From the genome of Streptomyces sp. V1I1, one region includes:
- a CDS encoding CrcB family protein, whose amino-acid sequence MTSPGPPPEAIDPDVDLHVPAQRAETAGSHKWPVLAAISTGGAVGATARYAALVLWPAAPGAFPWATFWVNVLGCALIGVLMVLVSEGGRSAHPLVRPFLGVGVLGGFTTFSTYALDFSELLEREEADTAMVYAAGTVAGAMAAVWLAASVTRTVLTRGAAR is encoded by the coding sequence GTGACAAGTCCGGGCCCGCCGCCGGAGGCGATCGATCCGGATGTCGATCTGCATGTGCCCGCGCAGCGCGCCGAGACCGCGGGCAGCCACAAGTGGCCGGTGCTCGCGGCGATCTCGACGGGCGGAGCGGTGGGGGCGACGGCCCGGTACGCCGCCTTGGTGCTGTGGCCCGCGGCGCCGGGCGCGTTCCCGTGGGCGACCTTCTGGGTCAATGTGCTGGGCTGCGCGCTGATCGGGGTGCTGATGGTGCTGGTCAGCGAGGGCGGCCGGAGCGCGCATCCGCTGGTGCGGCCGTTCCTGGGAGTCGGGGTGCTCGGCGGGTTCACGACCTTCTCGACGTACGCGCTCGACTTCTCCGAGCTCCTCGAGCGTGAGGAGGCGGACACCGCGATGGTCTACGCGGCCGGGACCGTCGCGGGCGCGATGGCCGCGGTGTGGCTGGCCGCCTCGGTGACCAGGACGGTCCTGACCAGAGGGGCCGCTAGGTGA
- a CDS encoding DEAD/DEAH box helicase codes for MSTFSTDHAVMPENDEAVAASAAEALDAVEAVESAVEADEVADTEAAEPTVTFADLGLPEGVVRKLTQNGVTTPFPIQAATIPDALAGKDILGRGRTGSGKTLSFGLPLLATLAGGHTDKKKPRGIILTPTRELAMQVADALQPYGDVLGLKMKVVCGGTSMGNQIYALERGVDVLVATPGRLRDIINRGACSLENVQVAILDEADQMSDLGFLPEVTELFDQIPAGGQRMLFSATMENEIGTLVRRYLVNPVSHEVDSAQGNVTTMTHHVLVVKPKDKAPVTAAIAARKGRTIIFVRTQLGADRIAEQLCDSGVKADALHGGMTQGARTRVLEDFKKGYVNALVATDVAARGIHVDGIDLVLNVDPAGDHKDYLHRSGRTARAGRSGVVVSLSLPHQRRQIFRLMEDAGVDASRHIVAGAGAFDPEVAEITGARSLTEVQADSANNAAKQAEREVVDLTKQLERVQRRAAELREEADRLVARAARERGDDPETAVAEATAVAEAEVEAAAAAASVPEQASERREERRDDRGNFERRGGDRGDRGDRGGFRRDNDRPSSGGFRRDNDRRDGDRGGRSFERRDDRGGFRRDNDRPSSGGFRRDNDRRDGDRGGRSFERRDDRGGFRRDNDRPSSGGFRRDDRPTGGFNRDRDDRGGRSFERRDDRSSGGFRRDDRPTGGHRGSDRPFNRDRRDDRPAGGFRSGGNDRPYGRRDDHRGGTGTGTNTGSFGRRDDKPRWKRNG; via the coding sequence ATGTCCACTTTCAGTACTGATCACGCCGTCATGCCCGAGAACGACGAGGCCGTGGCGGCTTCCGCTGCCGAGGCCCTCGACGCCGTCGAGGCTGTCGAGTCCGCTGTCGAGGCCGACGAGGTCGCTGACACCGAGGCCGCTGAGCCGACTGTCACCTTCGCCGACCTGGGCCTGCCCGAGGGCGTCGTCCGCAAGCTCACGCAGAACGGCGTCACCACACCCTTCCCGATCCAGGCCGCGACCATCCCGGACGCCCTGGCCGGCAAGGACATCCTGGGCCGCGGCCGCACCGGCTCCGGCAAGACCCTCTCCTTCGGCCTCCCGCTGCTCGCCACCCTGGCCGGCGGCCACACCGACAAGAAGAAGCCCCGCGGCATCATCCTCACCCCGACCCGTGAGCTCGCGATGCAGGTCGCGGACGCTCTCCAGCCGTACGGCGACGTGCTCGGCCTGAAGATGAAGGTCGTCTGTGGCGGTACGTCCATGGGCAACCAGATCTACGCGCTCGAGCGCGGCGTCGATGTACTCGTCGCCACCCCGGGCCGACTGCGCGACATCATCAACCGCGGGGCCTGCTCGCTCGAGAACGTCCAGGTCGCGATCCTCGACGAGGCCGACCAGATGTCCGACCTGGGCTTCCTGCCCGAGGTCACCGAGCTGTTCGACCAGATCCCGGCCGGCGGCCAGCGGATGCTCTTCTCCGCCACCATGGAGAACGAGATCGGCACGCTTGTCCGCCGCTACCTGGTCAACCCGGTCAGCCACGAGGTCGACAGCGCCCAGGGCAACGTCACGACCATGACGCACCACGTGCTCGTCGTGAAGCCGAAGGACAAGGCGCCGGTCACCGCTGCGATCGCCGCACGCAAGGGCCGCACCATCATCTTCGTACGCACCCAGCTGGGCGCGGACCGCATCGCGGAGCAGCTGTGCGACTCGGGCGTCAAGGCCGACGCGCTTCACGGCGGCATGACGCAGGGTGCCCGTACCCGCGTCCTCGAGGACTTCAAGAAGGGCTACGTCAACGCGCTCGTCGCGACCGACGTCGCCGCCCGCGGTATCCACGTCGACGGCATCGACCTGGTCCTGAACGTGGACCCGGCCGGCGACCACAAGGACTACCTGCACCGTTCGGGCCGTACGGCTCGCGCCGGCCGGTCCGGTGTTGTCGTCTCCCTCTCGCTGCCGCACCAGCGCCGCCAGATCTTCCGTCTGATGGAGGACGCGGGCGTCGACGCCTCGCGCCACATCGTGGCCGGAGCGGGCGCGTTCGACCCGGAGGTCGCCGAGATCACCGGCGCGCGTTCGCTGACCGAGGTCCAGGCCGACTCCGCGAACAACGCAGCCAAGCAGGCGGAGCGCGAGGTCGTCGACCTGACCAAGCAGCTCGAGCGCGTGCAGCGCCGTGCGGCCGAACTCCGCGAGGAGGCCGACCGCCTGGTGGCGCGCGCGGCGCGCGAGCGGGGCGACGACCCGGAGACCGCGGTTGCCGAGGCGACGGCTGTCGCCGAGGCCGAGGTGGAGGCCGCGGCTGCCGCGGCGTCCGTGCCGGAGCAGGCGTCGGAGCGTCGCGAGGAGCGTCGTGACGACCGGGGCAACTTCGAGCGCCGGGGTGGCGACCGGGGTGACCGCGGCGACCGCGGCGGTTTCCGTCGTGACAACGACCGTCCGTCCTCGGGTGGCTTCCGCCGCGACAATGACCGTCGTGACGGCGACCGTGGTGGCCGTTCGTTCGAGCGTCGTGACGACCGCGGCGGTTTCCGTCGTGACAACGACCGTCCGTCCTCGGGTGGCTTCCGCCGCGACAATGACCGTCGTGACGGCGACCGTGGTGGCCGTTCGTTCGAGCGTCGTGACGACCGCGGTGGCTTCCGTCGTGACAACGACCGTCCGTCGTCCGGCGGCTTCCGCCGCGACGACCGCCCCACGGGTGGCTTCAACCGTGACCGTGACGACCGTGGCGGCCGTTCCTTCGAGCGCCGTGACGACCGTTCCTCGGGCGGCTTCCGCCGTGACGACCGCCCGACCGGCGGCCACCGTGGCAGCGACCGCCCGTTCAACCGCGACCGCCGCGACGACCGCCCCGCGGGCGGCTTCCGCTCTGGTGGCAATGACCGTCCGTACGGCCGCCGCGACGACCACCGCGGAGGTACCGGTACCGGCACGAACACCGGCTCCTTCGGGCGCCGTGACGACAAGCCGCGCTGGAAGCGCAACGGCTGA
- a CDS encoding metallopeptidase family protein — translation MLEMTREEFEELVAEALDRIPPELTRLMDNVAVFVEDEPTADDPELLGLYEGTPLTDRGEWYAGVLPDRITIYRGPTLRMCETREDVVAETEITVVHEIAHHFGIDDERLHALGYG, via the coding sequence GTGCTGGAGATGACGCGCGAGGAGTTCGAGGAACTGGTCGCCGAAGCGCTGGACAGGATCCCGCCGGAGCTGACGCGGCTGATGGACAACGTCGCGGTGTTCGTCGAGGACGAGCCCACCGCCGACGACCCCGAGCTGCTCGGGCTCTACGAGGGGACTCCGCTCACCGACCGAGGCGAGTGGTACGCGGGCGTGCTGCCGGACCGGATCACCATCTACCGCGGGCCGACGCTGCGGATGTGCGAGACCCGCGAGGACGTGGTCGCGGAGACCGAGATCACCGTGGTGCACGAGATCGCCCATCACTTCGGGATCGACGACGAGCGGCTGCACGCGCTGGGATACGGGTGA
- a CDS encoding metallophosphoesterase, with translation MAREAPERIRAALTRLQHHYRSRNTSPTSTLVHTPHPWARALGLAAVVLLGAWLGLLIVGSVRTPVGPMDTSMTLRPSLSGGTKINVSPLGALELDSHVAPIRLDVDVDQLDPVRSQALVEHPERLSGLQDEVAHDVTDGTTELAVRSCVAVVSGATALGLAVYRRPRRALAAGGLALALLTASGISAYATWNPKSVLEPKFSGLLSSAPSVVGNARSIVTEFDVYQQELARLVTNVTKLYEATSTLPTYQPDPRTMRVLHVSDIHLNPASWHIIGSLVEQYGIDVIIDSGDTMDHGTAAENGFLDPIPDLGAPYVWVRGNHDSGTTQAYLSRLKNVHVLDDGRAVTVAGLRIAGIGDPQFTPDRSVVAQGDPAERMAGIRLASALRDQTRAGTPVDIAIAHNPVAARETDGEVPLVLAGHVHQRQTEVLGQGTRLKVEGSTGGGGLRALQNQKPEKVRASVLYLDRTTRRLQAWDEITLGGLGLTTAEVSRHLPDENVPGATPSPSAPSGTPSHRR, from the coding sequence ATGGCCCGCGAAGCCCCGGAACGGATCCGAGCCGCGCTCACCCGGCTCCAGCACCACTACCGCTCACGCAACACCAGCCCCACCAGCACCCTCGTCCACACCCCGCACCCCTGGGCCCGCGCGCTGGGCCTTGCCGCCGTGGTCCTCCTCGGCGCCTGGCTCGGCCTGCTGATCGTCGGCAGCGTCCGTACGCCGGTCGGCCCGATGGACACGAGCATGACCCTGCGCCCGTCCCTGTCCGGCGGCACAAAGATCAACGTCTCGCCGCTGGGCGCCCTGGAGCTCGACTCCCATGTCGCACCCATCCGACTCGACGTCGACGTCGACCAGCTCGACCCGGTCCGCTCCCAGGCCCTGGTCGAGCACCCCGAACGCCTCTCCGGCCTCCAGGACGAGGTCGCCCACGACGTGACGGACGGGACCACGGAGCTGGCCGTACGCTCCTGCGTCGCCGTCGTCTCCGGCGCGACCGCCCTCGGCCTCGCCGTCTACCGCCGCCCGCGCCGCGCCCTCGCGGCGGGCGGCCTCGCGCTGGCCCTCCTGACCGCCTCCGGCATCTCCGCGTACGCGACGTGGAACCCGAAGTCCGTCCTGGAGCCGAAGTTCTCCGGACTGCTCTCCAGCGCCCCCTCGGTCGTCGGCAACGCGCGCTCCATCGTCACCGAATTCGACGTCTACCAACAGGAGTTGGCGCGCCTGGTCACCAATGTCACCAAGCTGTACGAGGCGACCTCGACCCTCCCCACCTACCAGCCGGACCCCCGCACGATGCGCGTGCTGCACGTCTCCGACATCCACCTCAACCCGGCGTCGTGGCACATCATCGGCTCGCTCGTCGAGCAGTACGGAATCGACGTGATCATCGACTCCGGCGACACGATGGACCACGGCACCGCCGCCGAGAACGGCTTCCTCGACCCGATCCCCGACCTCGGCGCGCCCTACGTCTGGGTCCGCGGCAATCACGACTCCGGCACCACCCAGGCGTATCTCTCCCGCCTGAAGAACGTGCACGTCCTGGACGACGGCCGGGCCGTCACCGTCGCCGGCCTGCGCATCGCGGGCATCGGCGACCCCCAGTTCACCCCCGACCGCTCGGTCGTCGCCCAGGGCGACCCGGCCGAACGCATGGCGGGCATCCGCCTCGCCTCCGCCCTGCGCGACCAGACCCGCGCGGGCACGCCCGTCGACATCGCGATCGCCCACAACCCGGTCGCGGCGCGCGAGACGGACGGCGAGGTCCCGCTGGTCCTGGCGGGCCATGTCCATCAGCGCCAGACGGAGGTGCTCGGACAGGGCACGCGCCTGAAGGTCGAGGGCTCGACGGGCGGCGGGGGCCTGCGCGCGCTGCAGAATCAGAAGCCGGAGAAGGTGCGGGCGTCGGTCCTCTATCTGGACCGTACGACCAGACGGCTGCAGGCGTGGGACGAGATCACGCTGGGCGGCCTGGGCCTGACGACGGCCGAGGTCAGCCGCCACCTCCCGGACGAGAACGTACCCGGGGCGACCCCGTCCCCGAGTGCTCCCTCCGGCACCCCCTCCCACCGCCGGTAA
- a CDS encoding CrcB family protein encodes MNWLLVVVGAAVGAPLRYLTDRAVQARHDSVFPWGTFVVNAAGSLVLGALSGAAVTSGTYALLGTGLCGALTTYSTFSYETLRLAERGWIFLAAANVGASLLVGLGSVFLGAELARGLVA; translated from the coding sequence GTGAACTGGCTGCTGGTGGTGGTGGGCGCGGCGGTCGGCGCGCCCCTGCGGTATCTGACGGACCGTGCGGTGCAGGCGCGCCACGACTCGGTGTTCCCGTGGGGGACCTTCGTCGTCAACGCGGCCGGGAGTCTGGTGCTGGGCGCGCTCTCGGGGGCGGCGGTGACCTCGGGGACGTACGCCCTCCTCGGTACGGGTCTGTGCGGGGCGCTCACCACGTACTCGACGTTTTCGTACGAGACGCTGCGGCTGGCCGAGCGCGGGTGGATATTCCTGGCGGCGGCAAATGTGGGCGCGTCGCTGCTGGTGGGGCTCGGATCGGTGTTCCTGGGCGCGGAGTTGGCGCGCGGGCTCGTGGCGTAG